A genomic region of Nitrospirota bacterium contains the following coding sequences:
- a CDS encoding TlpA disulfide reductase family protein has product IRKHPVSFVVLHDSDIKVSRKYNVFSIPTTFLIDKKGKIVEKFLGGHDWTSPEIRKKIDGLL; this is encoded by the coding sequence TTATCAGGAAGCATCCTGTCTCGTTTGTTGTACTTCACGACTCAGACATAAAGGTATCGCGTAAATACAATGTCTTTTCAATTCCCACAACATTTCTGATTGACAAAAAGGGCAAGATAGTCGAGAAATTCCTTGGCGGACATGACTGGACATCCCCTGAGATCAGAAAAAAAATTGATGGGCTTTTATAA